A segment of the Streptomyces sp. XD-27 genome:
CGTGACCCGGGTACCCGCGGTGACGTACAGGCCCGCCTCGACGATGCAGTCGTCGCCGAGCGAGATACCGATGCCGGCCTCCGCGCCGAGCAGGCAGCGCTCGCCGATGGAGATGGTCTGCTTGCCGCCGCCGGACAGCGTGCCCATGATCGAGGCGCCGCCGCCGATGTCGGAGCCGTCGCCGACCACGACGCCCGCGCTGATCCGGCCCTCGACCATGGAGGTGCCGAGCGTTCCGGCGTTGAAGTTGACGAAGCCCTCGTGCATGACGGTGGTCCCGGACGCCAGGTGGGCGCCGAGCCGGACCCGGTCGGCGTCGCCGATCCGCACCCCGGCCGGGGCGACGTAGTCGGTCATGCGCGGGAACTTGTCGATGCTGGTGACGTTCAGGGCCAGGCCCTCGGCGCGCGCGGCGAGCCGGACCCGCTCCACCTGGTCCACGGCGACGGGGCCGAGATTGGTCCAGGCGACGTTGGCCAGCAGCCCGAAGATGCCGTCGAGGCTCTGGCCGTGCGGCCGCACCAGGCGGTGGCTGAGCAGGTGCAGGCGCAGGTAGGCGTCGTGCGCGTCGAGCGGCTTGTCGTCCAGGGAGGCGATGACCGTGCGGACGGCGACGACCTCGACTCCGCGGCGCGGGTCGGGGCCCAGGGCGCGCGGGGCGGCCTCGCCCAGCAGTTCGGCGGCGCGCTCGGCGTCGAGCCGCTCGGTCCCGGCCGGGCCCGGTGCGGCGACCAGCTCGGGGGCCGGGAACCAGGTGTCCAGAACGGTGCCGTCGGCGGCGAGGGTGGCGAGCCCTGCGGCGACGGCGCCGGTGGTGCGGGTGTCAGGGGTGGTGGTTGCTGCGTCGGTCATGTCCGAACGCTAACCGGAGTGCCCCCGATCAGGCGAACCGGTCTCGCCGACCGGGCACGCCGACGCGTCCGCGGGCACGCGAAGGCCCCCGGCGCGTGCCGGGGGCCCAGGCGTTCAGCCGTGTCTTCAGGCGTCGAAGGCTGTCTCAGGCGTCGCAGCCTGTCTCAGACGTTGAAGCCGAGCGCGCGCAGCTGCTCGCGGCCCTCGTCCGTGATCTTGTCCGGGCCCCACGGCGGCATCCAGACCCAGTTGATCCGCAGCTCGTTGACGATGCCGTCGGTGGCCGACTTCGCCTGGTCCTCGATGACGTCGGTCAGCGGGCAGGCCGCGGAGGTCAGCGTCATGTCGACGGTGGCGATGTTGGCGTCGTCGACATGGACGCCGTAGATCAGGCCGAGGTTGACGACGTCAATGCCCAGCTCGGGGTCGACGACGTCGTACAGCGCCTCGCGGATCTCGTCCTCGCTGGCGGGCTTGGTCGTGGTGGTGGCGTCCACGGTGGTCTCCACCGTCTCGTCTACGTTCTCGCTCATGCGCTCTTCCTCGCAGCGTTCTCGCCCAGCGCCTGGGCGGTCGCGTCCTTCCAGGCCATCCAGCTCAGCAGCGCGCACTTCACGCGTGCGGGGTACTTCGAGACGCCGGCGAACGCGACCGCGTCCTCCAGCACCTCCTCCATCGCGTCGTCCGGCTCGATCCGGCCCTTGGACTGCATCAGCTCCAGGAAGGTCTCCTGGATCCTGCGCGCCTCCTCGAGCTCCTTGCCGACCAGGAGCTCGTTCAGCACGGAGGCGCTGGCCTGGCTGATGGAGCAGCCCTGGCCCTCGTAACTGACGTCCGCGATGGTGCCGTCGTCGAGCCGGACACGCAGCGTGATCTCATCGCCGCAGGTCGGGTTGACGTGGTGCACCTCGGCGTCGCCATCCCGCAGACCGCGCCCGTGCGGGTGCTTGTAGTGGTCCAGGATGACGTCCTGGTACATCGAATCCAGCTTCACGAAGCAGCCCCTACCCGAAGAAGTCCCGTACGTGCTCCAGGCCCTCGACCAAGGCGTCCACCTCGGCCGGCGTGGAGTACAGATAGAAAGACGCTCGCGTGGTCGCCGGAATTCCGTACCGCAGGCAGACCGGCCGGGCGCAGTGGTGGCCCACCCGGACCGCGATGCCCTGCTCGTCGAGCACCTGGCCCACGTCGTGCGGGTGGATGTCGCCGAGCGTGAAGGAGATCGCGGCGCCGCGGTCCTCGGCCGTGGTGGGGCCGATGATCCGCAGGTCGGGGACCTCCAGCAGGCGGCGGACGGCGTACTCCGTCAGCGCGTGCTCATGGGCCTGGATGTTCTCCATGCCGATCGCGGTGAGGTAGTCCACGGCCGCGCCGAGGCCGACGGCCTGGGCGATCGGGGGCGTACCGGCCTCGAACTTGTGCGGCGCCGGGGCGTAGGTGGAGGAGTGCATCGAGACGGTCTCGATCATCTCGCCGCCACCGAGGAACGGCGGCAGGTCCTCCAGCAGCTCCTGGCGGCCCCACAGCACGCCGATGCCGTCCGGGGCGCACATCTTGTGGCCGGTGAAGGCCACGAAGTCGGCCTGGAGCGCCTGGACGTCCAGCGGCATGTGCGGCGCGGCCTGCGAGGCGTCGACGACCACGAGCGCCCCGACCTCCTGGGCGCGGCGCACGATCTCCTCGACCGGGTTGACCGTGCCCAGGATGTTGGAGACCAGCACGAACGAGACGACCTTGGTCTTCTCGGTGATGATCTCGTCGATGTTGGACAGGTCGAGACGGCCGTCGTCGGTGAGGCCGAACCACTTCAGCTTCGCGCCGGTGCGCTGCGCGAGCAGCTGCCACGGAACGATGTTGGAGTGGTGCTCCATCTCCGTGATGACGATCTCGGTCTCGTGGTTCACCCGGTACGGCTCGTCGGCCCAGCCGAGCATGTTCGCCACGAGGTTGAGCGACTCCGAGGCGTTCTTGGTGAAGATCACCTCGTCGCGGCTGGGCGCGTTGATGAAGGCGGCGACCTTGTCGCGGGCGCCTTCGTACAGCGCCGTGGCCTCCTCGGCGAGGACGTGCACGCCGCGGTGGACGTTGGCGTTGTGCCGCTCGTAGTACTCGTTGAGCGCGTCGAGCATCTGGCGCGGCTTCTGCGAGGTCGCCGCGTTGTCCAGGTACACGATCTTCTTGCCGTCGTGGACCACGCGGTCCAGGATCGGGAAGTCCTTGCGAATCGCCTCGGTGTCGAGGAGGCCCGGCAGCTTTGTCACAGGGTTGCGCCGCCCTTCACATATGCCTCGTAGCCCTCGGCCTCCAGCTTGTCGGCGAGCTCAGGGCCGCCGGACTCGGCGATACGTCCGGCCGCGAAGACGTGGACGTGGTCCGGCTTGATGTAGCGCAGGATGCGCGTGTAGTGGGTGATCAGCAGGGTGCCGACCTCGCCGGTCTCGCGGACGCGGTTGACGCCCTCGGAGACGATGCGCAGCGCGTCGACGTCCAGGCCGGAGTCGGTCTCGTCGAGGATCGCGATCTTCGGCTTGAGCAGCTCCAGCTGGAGGATCTCGTGGCGCTTCTTCTCACCGCCGGAGAAGCCCTCGTTGACGTTGCGCTCGGCGAAGGCGGGGTCCATGTGGAGACGCTCCATGGCCTCCTTGACCTCCTTCACCCAGGTGCGCAGCTTCGGGGCCTCGCCGCGGATGGCGGTGGCGGAGGTGCGCAGGAAGTTGGAGACGGAGACGCCGGGCACCTCGACCGGGTACTGCATGGCGAGGAAGACGCCGGCGCGGGCGCGCTCGTCGACGGACATCTCCAGGACGTCCTCGCCGTCGAGGGTGACGGTGCCACCGGTGACGGTGTACTTCGGGTGACCCGCCAGCGAGTACGCGAGGGTGGACTTGCCGGAGCCGTTGGGGCCCATGATGGCGTGGGTCTCGCCCTGCTTCACGGTCAGGTCGACGCCGCGCAGGATCTCGCGCGGACCGTTCTCGGCCTCGACGGAGACGTGCAGGTCGTGGATCTCAAGCGTTGCCATGGGTGCCTCAGGACTCCTGGGTGACGGAGACGAGCACGTCGTCCCCTTCGATCTTTACGGGGTAAACGGGGACGGGGCGCGTCGCGGGCAGGCCGGACGGCTTGCCGGTGCGCAGGTCGAAGCTGGAGCCGTGCAGCCAGCACTCGATGGCGCAGTCCTCGACCTCGCCCTCGGAGAGGGAGACGTTCGCGTGCGAGCAGATGTCGTTGATCGCGAACACCTCGCCCTCGGTGCGGACGAGCGAGACCGGCGTGCCGTCGATCTCGACACGCTTGGGCGTGTCCTCCTCCAGCTCGCTCAGCGCGCAGACGCGGACAAAGGCTGCGGTCATGCTACGGACGCCTCCAGCTCTGCCTCGATCTTGGCGAGCAGACGCTCCTCGACGTCCGGCAGGCCGATCTGCTGGACCAGCTCGGCGAAGAAGCCGCGCACCACCAGGCGCCGGGCCTCGTCGGCCGGGATGCCGCGCGCCATCAGGTAGAACAGCTGCTCGTCCTCGAACCGGCCGGTGGCCGAGGCGTGGCCGGCGCCGACGATCTCGCCGGTCTCGATCTCCAGGTTCGGCACGGAGTCGACCCGCGCGCCGTCGGTGAGGACGAGGTTGCGGTTGAGCTCGTAGGTGTCGGTGCCCTCGGCGGCGGCCCGGATGAGGACGTCGCCGATCCAGACGGCGTGCGCGTCCTGGCCCTGCAACGCGCCCTTGTAGGCGACGTTGCTGCGGCAGTGCGGGGTGTCGTGGTCGATGAAGAGCCGGTGCTCCTGGTGCTGGCCGTTGTCGGTGAAGTACAGGCCGTAGAGCTCGGCCTCACCGCCCGGGGCGCCGTAGACGACCCGCGGGTGGAGCCGGACCAGGTCGCCGCCGAAGGTGACCACGACGGACTTGAAGGTGGCGTCGCGGCCGACCAGCGCGGTGTGCTGGGCGACGTGCACGGCCGTGCGGTCCCAGTCCTGGACGGAGACCACGGTCAGCTTGGCGCCGTCGCCGATGAGGTACTCGACGTTGGCGGCCACCGTCGCGTCGCCGGTGTGGTCGATGACCACGACGGCCTCGGCGAAGGCGCCGACCTCGACGACCAGGTGGCCGAAGGCGGTGCCGCCCTCGCCGTGCACGGAGACCCGCACCGGCTCGCTGAGCACCGCGTCCTTGGCGATGGAGACGACCGACGCCTTCTCGAAGGAGCTGTACGCCTGGGCCGCGACCCGGTCCACCGGCTTGCCGGCCTTGCCCAGGCGCGCGTCGTCGCGGCCGACGGTCTCGACGGCGACGCCCTCGGGGGCGGTCACCTCGACCTTGATGCCGCCGTCGGCGACGGCGGTGCCGTCGTGCAGACCGCGCAGGCGCTCCAGCGGAGTGAAGCGCCACTCCTCTTCGCGCCCGTGCGGGACCGGGAAGTCGGCCACGTCGTACGAGGCGGGGGCACTGACCCGCGCGTCGGCGGGCTGGCCCACCTCGATCGCACCGTCTGTGGTGCTGCCGGCCGGAATGGTTTCAGCCATGGCTGTCGTACTGCTCGCTTTCTGGGGAACGTCGTCGCGGAACGGGATGCGGACCGGCGTTAGCCGACCGCGCCTTCCATCTGCAGCTCGATCAGCCGGTTGAGCTCCAGTGCGTACTCCATGGGCAGCTCGCGGGCGATCGGCTCCACGAAGCCGCGCACGATCATCGCCATGGCCTCGAACTCGGTCATACCGCGGCTCATCAGGTAGAAGAGCTGGTCGTCGCTGACCTTGGAGACGGTCGCCTCGTGGCCCATGGACACGTCGTCCTCGCGGACGTCCACGTACGGGTAGGTGTCCGAGCGCGAGATGGTGTCCACCAGCAGGGCGTCGCACAGGACGTTGGACTTGGAGCCCTCGGCGCCCTCGCCGATCTCGATCAGACCCCGGTAGGAGGTCCGGCCACCGCCTCGCGCCACCGACTTGGAGACGATGTTGGAGGAGGTGTTCGGGGCCATGTGGACCATCTTGGCGCCGGCGTCCTGGTGCTGGCCCTCACCCGCGAAGGCGATGGACAGGGTCTCGCCCTTGGCGTGCTCGCCCATCAGGTAGACGGCCGGGTACTTCATGGTGACCTTGGAGCCGATGTTGCCGTCGACCCACTCCATGGTCGCGCCCTCGTACGCCACGGCGCGCTTGGTGACCAGGTTGTAGACGTTGTTCGACCAGTTCTGGATGGTCGTGTAACGGCAGCGGGCGCCCTTCTTGACGATGATCTCGACGACCGCGGAGTGCAGCGAGTCCGACTTGTAGATCGGCGCCGTGCAGCCCTCGACGTAGTGGACGTAGGCGTCCTCGTCGACGATGATCAGCGTCCGCTCGAACTGGCCCATGTTCTCGGTGTTGATCCGGAAGTAGGCCTGGAGCGGGATCTCCACGTGCACGCCCTTCGGCACGTAGATGAACGAGCCACCGGACCACACGGCCGTGTTCAGCGCGGCGAACTTGTTGTCACCGGCCGGGATGACCGTGCCGAAGTACTCCTTGAAGAGCTCCGGGTGCTCCTTGAGCGCGGTGTCGGTGTCGAGGAAGATGACGCCCTGCTCCTCCAGGTCCTCGCGGATCTGGTGGTAGACGACCTCGGACTCGTACTGCGCGGCGACACCGGCGACGAGGCGCTGCTTCTCCGCCTCGGGGATGCCCAGCTTGTCGTACGTGTTCTTGATGTCCTCGGGCAGGTCCTCCCAGGACTCCGCCTGCTTCTCCGTGGACCGCACGAAGTACTTGATGTTGTCGAAGTCGATGCCGGTCAGGTCCGAGCCCCAGGTCGGCATGGGCTTCTTGTCGAAGAGCCTGAGGCCCTTCAGACGCAGCTTGAGCATCCACTCCGGCTCGGACTTCTTGGCCGAGATGTCGCGGACGACCTCCTCCGACAGGCCGCGCTTGGCCGCGGCACCGGCCGCGTCGGAGTCGGCCCAGCCGTACTCGTAGTTGCCCAGCCCCTCGAGCTCAGGGTGAGCAGTCTCCGTGGGGAGAGTCATTCGGGGTTCCTCCCGGCCGTGCTGGTAGATGGTGCTGTGCTGGTCTGATGGGTGGTTCTGTGCTGCGCTCCGCCGCGCGGAATGAACGTCGTGCACACCCCGTCGCCGTGGGCGATGGTGGCCAGACGCTGCACATGGGTTCCGAGCAGGCGGGAGAAGACCTCGGTCTCCGCCTCGCACAGCTGCGGATACCGCTCGGCGACATGGGCGACCGGGCAGTGGTGCTGGCAGAGCTGTTCGCCCCATCGGGGGCCGGGCGCGCTGCGCGCGGTGGCAGCGTACCCCTCCGCGGTGAGGGCCTTGGCGAGTACCTCCGCCCGCTCCTCGGGGACCGCCGCCTCGACCGCCTCGCGGTACGCCTCGGCCTGGGCGGCGAACCGGGCGCGGGCGAACGCGGCGACGGCCGCCTCGCCCTGCTCGCCGCCGCCGGCGCTCTGCGCGATCCAGCGCAGCGCGTCCACGGCCAGCTTGTCGTATGCCTGGTCGAAGGCGTCGCGCCCGCAGTCGGTGAGCGCGAAGACCTTGGCGGGACGGCCGCGGCTGCGTGCTCCGTAGACCCGCTTCTCGCGCGGCTCGACGACTCGGTCGGCGACCAGCGCGTCGAGGTGGCGGCGGACCGCGGCCTGGGTGAGCTCCAGCCGGAGGGCGAGCTCGGCCGCGGTGGACGGGCCGTGGTCGAGAATGGAGCGGGCCACGCGGCTGCGGGTGCCGTGCTGCTCGTCGTGTGCGGCGGACGCCCCCGCGGGCGCGGGCAGAGCGGGACGCGCGGCCGACTCGGTCGCGGGCTCCTTCTGATCCTCGCTCGCGTATTTCACAACGCCATTGTTGCGTAATTCTCGGAACGGATACAAGCCGTGATCGAAGAGGTGAACGGTGGGGTGCATCACTTAGGTACACCTAACCTGACCTGCGGAAACGATCACGGGAGCGGCCTCTTTCCGCCCTGCCGCCCCGGCGGTGCCCCACGCTTCGTAGACTGCCCGGCATGCGTAATGAGCCCGCGGTCGAGGTCGTCGGCCTGGTCAAGCGGTACGGAACGAAGACCGCGGTGGACGGGCTCGACCTCACCGTCGCGCGCGGCACCGTGACCGCCGTACTCGGCCCCAACGGAGCGGGGAAGACCACCACCGTCGAGACCTGCGAGGGCTACCGCCGGCCGGACGCGGGCACCGTGCGCGTCCTCGGCCTCGACCCGGTCGCCGACGCCGCGGCCCTGCGCCCGCGCATCGGCGTGATGCTCCAGTCCGGCGGGGTCTACTCCGGCGCCCGCGCGGAGGAGATGCTGCGGCACACCGCCACGCTGCACGCCCATCCTTTGGACGTCGGCATGCTCGTCGAGCGCCTGGGCCTCGGCTCCTGCGGCCGTACGACCTACCGGCGGCTCTCGGGCGGCCAGCAGCAGCGGCTCGCGCTGGCCATGGCCGTCGTCGGCCGCCCCGAGCTGGTCTTCCTCGACGAGCCGACGGCCGGCCTCGACCCGCAGGCCCGCCGCGCCACCTGGGACCTGGTGCGGGACCTGCGCGACGACGGCGTCACCGTCGTCCTCACCACCCACCACATGGACGAGGCCGAGCAGCTCGCCGACGACGTCGCCATCATCGACGGCGGCCGAGTGATCGCCCAGGGCAGCCCGGAGGAGCTGTGCCGCGGCGGCGCCGAGAACACCCTGCGGTTCACCGGCCGCCCCGCCCTCGACCTCGTCTCCCTCCTCAAGGCGCTGCCCGACGACACCGCGGCCGCCGAGCTGACCCCCGGCTCGTACCGCGTCGTCGGCAGGGTCGACCCGCAACTGCTGGCCACCGTCACCTCCTGGTGCGCGCAGAACGGCGTCATGCCCGACCGGATCTCGGTCGAACGGCACACCCTGGAGGACGTCTTCCTCGAGCTCACCGGCAAGGAGCTGCGATCATGACCGCCACCGGCACCTTCTCCCCGAAGCCCGGCGCGGCACCGCTGCCCCGGATGATCCGCGCCCAGGCGGCGCTGGAGACCCGCATGCTGCTGCGCAACGGCGAGCAGCTGCTACTGACCGTCGTGATCCCGGCGCTCGTGCTCGTCCTCTTCAGCACCGTCGACGTCATCGACACCGGCGACGGCGAGGCGGTCGACTTCCTCGCGCCCGGCGTGCTCGCGCTGGCCGTGCTCTCCACCGCCTTCACCGGGCAGGCCATCGCGACCGGCTTCGAGCGGCGGTACGGCGTCCTCAAGCGGCTGGGCACCTCGCCGCTGCCGCGCTGGGCACTGATGACCGCGAAGACCGCCTCGGTCCTGGTCACCGAGGTCCTGCAGGTCGCGCTGCTGATCGGCATCGCGTTCGGGCTCGGCTGGTCGCCGCACGGCGATCCGGTGTCCGTCGGCCTGCTGCTGGTGCTGGGGACGGCGGCGTTCTCCGGGCTCGGGCTGCTGATGGCCGGCACGCTCCGGGCGGAGGCGACCCTGGCCGCCGCCAACCTGGTCTTCCTGCTGCTCCTGGTCGGCGGCGGGGTCATGGTGCCGCTGGAGAAGTTCCCCGACGCCGCGCAGAGCGTGCTCCAGCTGCTGCCCATCGCGGCGCTGTCGGACGGGCTGCGGGACGTGCTGCGCGACGGCGCCGGGACGCCGTGGGCGGACCTGGGGATCCTCGCGGCGTGGGCGGTCCTGGGGCTGGGCGCGGCGGCGCGGTTCTTCCGCTGGGAGTGATGTGATCGGCGGCTGGCGCCGCGGGCCCAGACCCCTCGTGAAAAGCTGCACAAGCTCCGGCCTACGATGGTGCCCGTGCCGAATTCGCTGAATCCCTTCGAGCTCATCGCCCGCCGCTGGCAGCCCTCCGCGCGCTTCGTGCGGCAGGCCGCGCTCGCCTCCGTGGTGATGGCCGTCGTCATCGTCGTGACGGGCGGCGCGGTGCGGCTGACCCAGTCCGGGCTCGGCTGCGAGACCTGGCCGAAGTGCACCGACGACAGTCTGACGCCCACCTCCGAGATGGGTATCTACGGTGTCATCGAGTTCGGCAACCGCATGCTGACGTACGTCCTGTGCGCCGTCGTCGGCCTGGTGATCGTCGCCGCCCGCGCCCGTACGCCCGTACGCACCAGCCTCACCCGGCTCGGCTGGGTGCAGTTCTGGATCGTCATGGGCAACGCCGTCGTCGGCGGCGTCACCGTGCTCACCGGGCTCAACCCGTACATCGTCAGTTCGCACTTCCTGCTCTCCACGGCCCTGCTGACGGTGGCCGTGGTGACCTGGCAGCGCGCCCGGGAGGGCGACGCCCCGGTCCGCGACCTGGTCGCCCGGCCCCTCCGGCAGCTCACCTGGCTGCTGGTCGCCGCGTCCGCCGCGCTGATCGTGATCGGCACCGTGGTGACCGGCGCCGGGCCGCACGCGGGCGACGCGAAGAAGGTGGACCGCATCCCGCTGGACTGGCAGGAGATCACCCAGCTGCACGTGGACTTCGTCTACGTCGTGGTGGGCCTGACCGTCGCGCTGTGGTTCGCGCTGCGGGCCGTGGGCGCTCCGGCGGCCACCCGCCGTCCCGTGCTGGAGCTGTTCGGCGTGCTGCTCTGCCAGGGCGTGATCGGCTACGTCCAGTACTTCACGCACCTGCCGGAGATCGTCGTCGGCGCCCACATGTTCGGCTCGTGCCTGGTGTGGATCGCCGTGCTGCGGGTGTTCCTCGCCCAGCGCGAGCGCGTCGAGCTGCCCGCCGTGCCCGGGCCGGGCGGCGAGCACGAGGCGGTTCAGGCCGTGGAGTCGGCGGCCCCGGTGGTCGAGGCGTCCGCGTCCAGCCGGTAGACGCGGTGGGCCGTGCCGGCCGCGACCAGGCCGGCGATCCGCCGCGCCTCGGCCGGTGAGCAGACCCCGTCGGCGATCCATTCGGCGGCCAGCCGGGACATCGCCCGTACGAACAGCCGGGCGCCGGTCACGTAGAGCTCGGGCAGGGCCCGCGCCCCTGTGGAGAACAGCAGCTTCCCGAACGGGGCCCGGCGCAGG
Coding sequences within it:
- the dapD gene encoding 2,3,4,5-tetrahydropyridine-2,6-dicarboxylate N-succinyltransferase, giving the protein MTDAATTTPDTRTTGAVAAGLATLAADGTVLDTWFPAPELVAAPGPAGTERLDAERAAELLGEAAPRALGPDPRRGVEVVAVRTVIASLDDKPLDAHDAYLRLHLLSHRLVRPHGQSLDGIFGLLANVAWTNLGPVAVDQVERVRLAARAEGLALNVTSIDKFPRMTDYVAPAGVRIGDADRVRLGAHLASGTTVMHEGFVNFNAGTLGTSMVEGRISAGVVVGDGSDIGGGASIMGTLSGGGKQTISIGERCLLGAEAGIGISLGDDCIVEAGLYVTAGTRVTLPDGQVVKAVELSGATNLLFRRNSTTGAVEALPRSGSWGGLNEALHSHN
- a CDS encoding metal-sulfur cluster assembly factor, which produces MSENVDETVETTVDATTTTKPASEDEIREALYDVVDPELGIDVVNLGLIYGVHVDDANIATVDMTLTSAACPLTDVIEDQAKSATDGIVNELRINWVWMPPWGPDKITDEGREQLRALGFNV
- the sufU gene encoding Fe-S cluster assembly sulfur transfer protein SufU; translated protein: MKLDSMYQDVILDHYKHPHGRGLRDGDAEVHHVNPTCGDEITLRVRLDDGTIADVSYEGQGCSISQASASVLNELLVGKELEEARRIQETFLELMQSKGRIEPDDAMEEVLEDAVAFAGVSKYPARVKCALLSWMAWKDATAQALGENAARKSA
- a CDS encoding cysteine desulfurase, whose amino-acid sequence is MTKLPGLLDTEAIRKDFPILDRVVHDGKKIVYLDNAATSQKPRQMLDALNEYYERHNANVHRGVHVLAEEATALYEGARDKVAAFINAPSRDEVIFTKNASESLNLVANMLGWADEPYRVNHETEIVITEMEHHSNIVPWQLLAQRTGAKLKWFGLTDDGRLDLSNIDEIITEKTKVVSFVLVSNILGTVNPVEEIVRRAQEVGALVVVDASQAAPHMPLDVQALQADFVAFTGHKMCAPDGIGVLWGRQELLEDLPPFLGGGEMIETVSMHSSTYAPAPHKFEAGTPPIAQAVGLGAAVDYLTAIGMENIQAHEHALTEYAVRRLLEVPDLRIIGPTTAEDRGAAISFTLGDIHPHDVGQVLDEQGIAVRVGHHCARPVCLRYGIPATTRASFYLYSTPAEVDALVEGLEHVRDFFG
- the sufC gene encoding Fe-S cluster assembly ATPase SufC, encoding MATLEIHDLHVSVEAENGPREILRGVDLTVKQGETHAIMGPNGSGKSTLAYSLAGHPKYTVTGGTVTLDGEDVLEMSVDERARAGVFLAMQYPVEVPGVSVSNFLRTSATAIRGEAPKLRTWVKEVKEAMERLHMDPAFAERNVNEGFSGGEKKRHEILQLELLKPKIAILDETDSGLDVDALRIVSEGVNRVRETGEVGTLLITHYTRILRYIKPDHVHVFAAGRIAESGGPELADKLEAEGYEAYVKGGATL
- a CDS encoding bifunctional 3-phenylpropionate/cinnamic acid dioxygenase ferredoxin subunit; the protein is MTAAFVRVCALSELEEDTPKRVEIDGTPVSLVRTEGEVFAINDICSHANVSLSEGEVEDCAIECWLHGSSFDLRTGKPSGLPATRPVPVYPVKIEGDDVLVSVTQES
- the sufD gene encoding Fe-S cluster assembly protein SufD, with protein sequence MAETIPAGSTTDGAIEVGQPADARVSAPASYDVADFPVPHGREEEWRFTPLERLRGLHDGTAVADGGIKVEVTAPEGVAVETVGRDDARLGKAGKPVDRVAAQAYSSFEKASVVSIAKDAVLSEPVRVSVHGEGGTAFGHLVVEVGAFAEAVVVIDHTGDATVAANVEYLIGDGAKLTVVSVQDWDRTAVHVAQHTALVGRDATFKSVVVTFGGDLVRLHPRVVYGAPGGEAELYGLYFTDNGQHQEHRLFIDHDTPHCRSNVAYKGALQGQDAHAVWIGDVLIRAAAEGTDTYELNRNLVLTDGARVDSVPNLEIETGEIVGAGHASATGRFEDEQLFYLMARGIPADEARRLVVRGFFAELVQQIGLPDVEERLLAKIEAELEASVA
- the sufB gene encoding Fe-S cluster assembly protein SufB, which translates into the protein MTLPTETAHPELEGLGNYEYGWADSDAAGAAAKRGLSEEVVRDISAKKSEPEWMLKLRLKGLRLFDKKPMPTWGSDLTGIDFDNIKYFVRSTEKQAESWEDLPEDIKNTYDKLGIPEAEKQRLVAGVAAQYESEVVYHQIREDLEEQGVIFLDTDTALKEHPELFKEYFGTVIPAGDNKFAALNTAVWSGGSFIYVPKGVHVEIPLQAYFRINTENMGQFERTLIIVDEDAYVHYVEGCTAPIYKSDSLHSAVVEIIVKKGARCRYTTIQNWSNNVYNLVTKRAVAYEGATMEWVDGNIGSKVTMKYPAVYLMGEHAKGETLSIAFAGEGQHQDAGAKMVHMAPNTSSNIVSKSVARGGGRTSYRGLIEIGEGAEGSKSNVLCDALLVDTISRSDTYPYVDVREDDVSMGHEATVSKVSDDQLFYLMSRGMTEFEAMAMIVRGFVEPIARELPMEYALELNRLIELQMEGAVG
- a CDS encoding metalloregulator ArsR/SmtB family transcription factor — protein: MKYASEDQKEPATESAARPALPAPAGASAAHDEQHGTRSRVARSILDHGPSTAAELALRLELTQAAVRRHLDALVADRVVEPREKRVYGARSRGRPAKVFALTDCGRDAFDQAYDKLAVDALRWIAQSAGGGEQGEAAVAAFARARFAAQAEAYREAVEAAVPEERAEVLAKALTAEGYAATARSAPGPRWGEQLCQHHCPVAHVAERYPQLCEAETEVFSRLLGTHVQRLATIAHGDGVCTTFIPRGGAQHRTTHQTSTAPSTSTAGRNPE
- a CDS encoding ABC transporter ATP-binding protein, coding for MRNEPAVEVVGLVKRYGTKTAVDGLDLTVARGTVTAVLGPNGAGKTTTVETCEGYRRPDAGTVRVLGLDPVADAAALRPRIGVMLQSGGVYSGARAEEMLRHTATLHAHPLDVGMLVERLGLGSCGRTTYRRLSGGQQQRLALAMAVVGRPELVFLDEPTAGLDPQARRATWDLVRDLRDDGVTVVLTTHHMDEAEQLADDVAIIDGGRVIAQGSPEELCRGGAENTLRFTGRPALDLVSLLKALPDDTAAAELTPGSYRVVGRVDPQLLATVTSWCAQNGVMPDRISVERHTLEDVFLELTGKELRS
- a CDS encoding ABC transporter permease: MTATGTFSPKPGAAPLPRMIRAQAALETRMLLRNGEQLLLTVVIPALVLVLFSTVDVIDTGDGEAVDFLAPGVLALAVLSTAFTGQAIATGFERRYGVLKRLGTSPLPRWALMTAKTASVLVTEVLQVALLIGIAFGLGWSPHGDPVSVGLLLVLGTAAFSGLGLLMAGTLRAEATLAAANLVFLLLLVGGGVMVPLEKFPDAAQSVLQLLPIAALSDGLRDVLRDGAGTPWADLGILAAWAVLGLGAAARFFRWE
- a CDS encoding heme A synthase; translation: MPNSLNPFELIARRWQPSARFVRQAALASVVMAVVIVVTGGAVRLTQSGLGCETWPKCTDDSLTPTSEMGIYGVIEFGNRMLTYVLCAVVGLVIVAARARTPVRTSLTRLGWVQFWIVMGNAVVGGVTVLTGLNPYIVSSHFLLSTALLTVAVVTWQRAREGDAPVRDLVARPLRQLTWLLVAASAALIVIGTVVTGAGPHAGDAKKVDRIPLDWQEITQLHVDFVYVVVGLTVALWFALRAVGAPAATRRPVLELFGVLLCQGVIGYVQYFTHLPEIVVGAHMFGSCLVWIAVLRVFLAQRERVELPAVPGPGGEHEAVQAVESAAPVVEASASSR